The Streptomyces sp. 11x1 genomic sequence TGCTGCTGACCGTCGGGGCGGTCACCGGCGCCGCCCCGGACGCCCGGGGCGAGAGCGCGCGCACCGAGACGGCCGTCGCGTCGACGAGCCCCGTCGACGACGTGACCGAGACCCTGGTCCGGGTGCGGGCACCCCTGCCGGCGTCCTTCGGAGCGCGGCCGGCGGCGTGCGACTGGCTGTCGTACCTGCGCTACCGATCCGCCGACGGGCCCGCGGCCTCGGCGGACGCGGACCGGATCCTCGTCGCCCAGCCGGGCATCCTGGAAGGCGCCGGAGCCTTCGACAGCGTCGCCCGCAACACCGTCGCCCGCGCCGCCGCACGGGGCCGGCACATCGAGTTCTGGGCCCTGGACCGACGCTCCAACTGCCTGGAGGACCGCACCGGCGTCGCCTCCGGCGACCAGCACACGGCCGTCGACTACTACTACCGGGACAAGCGGGTCGACGGCCGCACCTTCGACGGCTACGTCGGCAACGCCGACCTGGGCTGGACGGCGAAGCTCGGGATCGAGCGGACCGTCCGCGACCAGTACGACCTGCTCACCGCCGAACTGCCCGACCAGCGGGTGCGCGAGGAGAAGGTGCTGTGCGGCGGGCACTCGCTCGGCGGAGTCATCACCGGGTACTTCGCGACCGCCGACTTCGACGGCGACCGGACCACCACGGCCGACGCCGGGCACCGCCAGTGCGCCGGCTACTTCGCGCTCGACACCACCGTCTCCACCTCGCTCGCCGACCTCAGCGGCAGCATCCCCGACGACACCAACCTGCCCGACATCGGCCTCGGCTACGGCGCCGTGCAGGCCGGGCTCGACAGCGGAATCCTCTCCCGCACGCTGTCCGCGCCGGTGCTCCTCAACCCCGAGATGATGACCCTGCTGGCCATCGCCGGCCTCGGCGCGCTGCAGGACCTGGACGGAGAGGCCACCCTGCCCCGGTACCTGCCCCTCAACACCAACATCGAGGTCACCAACCGCTTCCTGTTCTCCGAGGACACCGCCACCTTCCTCTCCGGCTCACCGGCGGTGCGGGACTTCCGGCTCACCAACGAGGCGATCCTCGGCGCGCTGATGGACGACCACTCCGTACCGCTGGCGTTCCTCCAGAGCAGCGTGGGCTTCTTCGACGGCGGGCCGATCGCCGACAAGAACTTCCCCGTCGCCAACGGGAGTTCCGCTGAACCGGCGCTGTTCGGCAGCGAGTACAAAGCCATCCCCGACCGGCCGGGCGGCCCCCTCTACACCTGGCGCGACTACGACCGGGTCGGCGACCCCGACGACCCCGGGTACCGGTCGGCCGACGGCACCCCGTTCACCGACGCGGGCAAGGAGGTCACCGACATCCAGGAGTTGGCCCGCAGCATGGCACAGCAACCGCTGGACTTCACCGAGCAGTACTTCCCCACCAAGCTCGTCACCGACCTCCAACTCGCCACCTCGCCCCAGGTGAAGCGCCTCGTCGTCCACCCGGACGGCCTCACCGCCGACCCGACGCTCACCGTCCTCGCGGGCGACGGCCTGCTCGCGGGCCGCGTCCCGGCCGACCTCGACCCCGTCGTCGCCGACGGCTACCAGCACCTCGACGTGCTCACCGCGGCACCTGTCCAGAACAACGGCCGCTCCGAGCCCGTCTCCACCAGCCTGACGGAGTTCGCGAGGAACCCCGCGTAGTCCCCCGTGTTCCAGCGGGCAGGATGCCGTCACGGACAGGTCCTGCCCGCTTGCCGTCTTTGACCTCCATACCCTCGCCGTCTTCGACGTCGAGTCCGATCCGCCGTCTTCCCCGCAACAACTCCCCTGCGCATGACCCACTACGTCATGATTCTGGGGCTACGAGCATGTTGGAAGGCAAGGGGAGACGATGACCGACGACCGCAAGACGACCGTGCCCGTGTGGACGCTGGCGACCGCTGACGTCCGGGTGCCGGGGTTGACCGCGGGCGAGTCGATGACGGCCGAGCGGCTGGCTGAACTGCGCGGAGTGCTGGCCGTCCTGGCCGACGAGCCGATCGTCACTCTCGAGGTGCATCCGCTGCCCGACAAGATCGACCGCGGCCGTGGCATCCCGCTCGACGCCGCGAGCCCCTTGGCGCAGCACCTCTCGCAGTTCATCACCCAATCGGCGCGTAGCTCCCTCACGGCGGCCAGGGCGACCACTTCCGGCGAGAACCTGTACCGCATGGTGGTCCCGGCGAAGGTCGCCGCCCAGTTCGGGCGGGGCCTCGTTCGTTCGATGCCCTCCAAGGCGGCGGCCGGTGGTATCCACGGCGCACTGATGAACGCCAAGGGCATCGCCGCCAATGCGACGTTCGTACCGGTCGGAGGAGCTGCGGCGGCCGGCACGGCCGGCGGGGCCGGTGCGACCGCCGGTGCCGTGGCCGCCGGTGGCACGGCGCTCACCGTGGCCGCTCCGCTCGTGCTCATGGCTGTGGCGGTGGGGGTGAGCGCGCACGCCGACCAGAAGCGTCAGCAGGCCATCGGCCGCATCACGGAACTGCTGGAGCAGCTTCAGCAGGACAAGCTCGACGACGAGCACAGTGCGCTCAACGGCTGCCGTGCCGCCATCGACAAGGCCACGGCCATCCTGCTCGACCAGGGCAGGCTCGGTGTCTCGCTGGGACTCGACTCGGCGGTGCACACCATCGACACGGCGCTGAGCAAAGCCGACCTCCGTCTGTCCCGATGGCGGAGTGCGCTCGACAGGCTGCCCGAGGGTGAGGCCGTCGAACTCGGCACGCTGACCGGGTCGTTCCCCGGCGTCGAGGACCAGGGCGGCGCGTTCCGCACCCACCTCGAACTCGCCTCCCTGGCGATCGCGCTGATGCGGCGGGTCGTGGTCCTCCAGGCCGTCGAGCACGCCCAGGGCGAACCCGGCAATCCTTTCGAGAACTTCACCCGTGCGCTCAAGCACGATCAGCAGCGCCTCGACGAGTTGGAGTCGGGCATCGCCGGTGTCCTGGTACGCCTGTCGGCACTGGAACTGGGCCGACCGAAGAAGCGACCGGTCTTCACGACAGGTGACGTCGATCGCCTCATGAGTGCCGCCCACCGCATTCATCAGCTGGGCGACGGCGTCACGCTCAACAGCCGCACGACGGACATGGCGATCGACATCGCCCGCGACAAGGACGGCTCGGTGCTCGTGTTCCCCGTGCTGGCCGCGTAGGCGCGAGCGCGCCGCCGTGTGGAAGGCCCAGGAGGATTCACTCCTCTTGGGCCTTCGCTCCGGCTGTGACCGTCGGCTGTGGCGGGGGCCTCAGACCTTCGTCGCGGCGAAGGCTGCCGCCGCGTCGGCGTTCGCGGAGTAGCCGAGGTGGGCGCCCACGTCACCGCCGCCGTTCTCGCACACGGGGTCTCCGGTCGCGCAGAAGTCGATGGTGCGGCTCTGGTAGGTGCCGGTGACGCTCTTGCCGATGGCCCGGATCGGGTTGCCGAACAGCAGGACCGCCGAGACCCTCGGTTCGAGCGCGGCGGGGATGGTGGCCACGATGGGGCTGCCGACGACCGCGCCCGCGCTGCTGATGCCGATGGAATTGTCGACGACGTTCGCGCCCTGCGAATAGCCGACCAGGATGAAACGCTGGCTCGGGCAGGACGCAGCCTGGCTCCTGACGTGGTTCACCAGATCCGTGTTGCCCTGCGCGGCCGATGTGAGAGAAAGGTCCGCGGGGTAGTTCACCTTGTAGCTGGACAAAGATTTTCCGGTGATTTTCTTCTTCAGCGCGGAATACACGGGGTCGCCGACGATGAAGCCGAGCGTGCCCGGCTCGAAGGTGCCGCGAGCGGCGACGACGTCGATGTCCGTGCAGGCCGCGGCGGCGGTGGCGGCGGGTGCCGAGGCGGTGGCCAGTCCGGCCCCGCCGACCAGCGAGAGTGCGGCGAGACACAAGCGGATACGCATGGGGATCCTTTGAGGGTGGGGCGCGTGGAGCGCCTGCGGAAAGGACTTCCCGAAGTTATTCGCTGGGTCGGGCCGAGTGTTATGGACGGGAATTCAGTAATCGCTTTTCTTTTTGCGCCGGGATGAGTCCGTGGTGAGTCCGTCTCGTGCGCCGACGTTTCGTCCTCTCGATCTCGCTACGCGGTGAACGTGTCGTCCTCGCGCAGTGCCTCCGCGCGCAGGGCGAGGATCAGGTCCAGGCGGGTGCCGGAGTCGTGCAGGGCGTCGCCGAAGAGCTTCTCCAGCTGCCGCAGGCGGTAGCGGACCGTCTGCGGATGGATGTGGAGGCGGGCGGCGACATCGGGCACGTTGCTGCCGCTGAGCAGCCACGCCAGGAGGGTCTCGGCCAGTCGGCCCCGGGGGCCTTCCGCCACCGCGTCCAGCGGGGCCAGCGCCCGTGACCGGAGCTGCGCGAGCATCGGTTCGTCGCCGTACAGCAGAAGCGTCGACAGATGGTCGGCGCAGCGCACCACCCCCTGCCGGGGCAGGATCCCGCGCCCCATCAGACCGAGTGCGCGGGCGGCCCAGTGCAGAGAACGGGACGCGTCGGCGAGCGGGACCGTCGGGCCGATCGCGGCGGGCCTGCCGCGCAGCGCCAGCGTGAACGCCCGGCCCCCGAAACGGCCGGAACCCTCCGGGTCGGGCACCAGCATCCGGGGTGGCCGGGAGCCCATGTCCACCAGCGCGCCCGCCGCCGCGAGCGGCCGTTCCGCCTCCCGCCGGTCCGGGGTGGCCGCCAACGCCACGACCGCGACCTGCCGCGGCACCGTCCACCGGGCGGCGTGCGCCAGGTCCCGCACCGCCTCCGGGGCCACCGGCCCCTCGCCGAGCAGGACGTCGAGCAGCCGCCTGCGCCGCCGCTCCAGCTCGTCCGTGCTGCGCAGCTGCGCCTCCGAGTAGCCGGCGGCCGCCGCCTCGGCGACCTCGTGCACGGTCCGGAACGCCAGCTCGCCCAGCGCCGCCACCACCGAGGAATCCAGGCCCAGTTGCTCCGCCGAACGGCCCATCAGCCGCCACGCGTGCAGGCCCCCCACCCGCAGCGCCGACTGCAACGAGTCCAGGCCACGGCCCTCCAACGCCACGCCGCGCCCCAGCGCGTAGTACGTCGCCGTGATGGCCGCCCCCTGTCCGTGCGGATCGGCGATGTGGTCCACGAACAGCGTCAGCGCCTGCACGACCCCCGAGCGGAGATGCGCGCGGAACTCCCCGTCCGCGGGCTGGGCGTACTCCGGGACCTGCCGGCGCACCTCCTCCTCCACCTCGTCGGCGACGGCCTCCAACTGGCCGCGCAGCAGCCTGGCGAGCTCGGGCGGCACGGGGGCGGCACCGGGACCGTCCGGTGGACCGTGCGGCGGGGTGGGGGCAGCCACGGCGGACCCTCCTTTCGCCCGGAGGCGGCTCACCCGCGGGCCGGTGCCCGTGGGGCGAGGGGCAAGTCCTGGGTTGGACGGACGCTCCCTGCGCTCCGTTCCGTGCCCCGACGGCAGCGGCCTCACGCGGGCACTCCCAGCGCACCGGCGAGCATCGGCCACGACGCCGTGAACTCCCGCTTCCAGTACGCCCAGCTGTGTCCTCCGCCCGCGTAGAAATGGGTCGTCACCGGGATCCGTAGCAGCGCCAGCCTGTCCGTGAACGCGTGGGCGGACGGCCACAGCGCGCTCTCGAGTGCCTCGGGGAGCCAGTCGCCGACGCCGCCGACCACTCCGCTGCCGCTCGACACGTACAGGGCGGTGCCGCGCAGCCCCGCCGCGCGCGAACGCGGGTTGAAGTCCCGCCAGGTGAGCACGTTCTGGAGGTGGTTGCCCCACAGCGACAGGGGCGCGAGTCCCTCGCGGGCCACGATGGCGCCCATCAGGGTCGGCACGCCGGGGGCCGTCGTGTCGAGGATGCCGCTGTACGAGGCCGCCGCGGCGAAGACCCCCGGGTGCCGTGCCGCGTGCGCCATGGCCCCGTAGCCGCCCGTCGAGACACCGGCGACGACCCGGACCCCGGACGCCCGGTACTGCCGGGCGAGCAGCGCCGGGACCTCCCCGACCTGGAAGGTCTCGTAGTCCGGGCCGCTGCGCCAGGCGGTGGGGATGCCGGTCGGGCCCGCGTCCGGCATGGCCACGATCAGCTCACGGCCTGCCGTGAACGCCTCGATGTCCGTTTCCCGGGTCCATGACGTGTGGTCGTCGTGCGCGCCGTGGAGGAGGTACAGCACGGGATACGTCCGGGTGGGCCGCGCGTCGAAGGAAGTGGGGAGGATCAGCCGCACCGGGGCGCTGCGGCCCAGGGCGGCGGAGGGGAGGGAGACGTCGAGCGTCCGGGGGCCGAGGCGCGTGACGGTGGCGGGGCCGGGGACGGCGGTGGGGGCGGTGGTCCCGGGGGCCGTCCGGCCGGTGCGCCGGGCGAGGGGCCGGGACACGGTCGCCCCGGCGGTACCGGTGGTCGCGGCACCGAGGAGGGCGGCCAGTCCGGTCACGGCGGCCGCTCTGGTGACGGTGCGACGGGACGGCGCGGCGGTGCGGTCGGTCCGGTCGCTGGGGTCGATGGGCTCGGGCACGGCGGCTCTCCTCGGCTCGGTTCAGGGGTGGTCGTCGGCGAGCTCCCACCGCAGATGGGCGGCGATCTCGTCGACGTGCGGGGGGTCGAGCAGCGACAGATGGTGCCCCGTGACCCGGACGACGGTCAGCCGCCGGCACAGCTCGTCCCAGCCGAGCGCCTCGTCGTCCCGCACGTACGCGGGGTCGCGCACGGTGTGCGGGGCGGGCTCGGTCGCCCGGTACAGCACCACCCGTCCGTCGTGGCGGCCCGGGCTGTGGGCCTCGCCGATCCGCAGGTCCACATAGGAGGTCCGCTGGTGCTCGAGGGCCGCGCGCGGCACGTCGACGGCCTCGCGCAGGGCCTCCAGCACGGTGTCGATCCGCGCGCCGTCGTCCTGTGTCACGGCCAACTCCGCGTACGGAAGCCGCAGTTCGACCCCGTAGGTGTCGGCGACATGGCGGGCGAAACCGGTGAGGTGGGCGCGGATCCGTGCGGCCGGCGTCTCCTCGGGGCGGGGGAGCGGGCGTACGGAGTCGATGAGCACCACCAGGCGTACGTCCCGTCCGGCGGCCGTGAGCTGCCGTGCCGTCTCCTGCGCGACGAAGCCGCCGAACGACCAACCGCCCAGCAGGCACGGGCCGTCGGGGTGCACGGCGGCCACGGCCTCGGCGTACCGCCGGGCCTTCTCGGCGACCGTACGAGCCTCGTCGACCCGCTCCAACCCGAACACCGGCCGCTCCCCGCCGAGCCGCTCGACGAGACCCCGGTAGACGTCGGTGGTCCCTCCGGCGGCGTGCACGAGGAAGAACGGGGGGTGGGAGCCGGAGGTGTGGAGGGGGCGGAGGAGGGGGTGGGCCGTGGCGGGGGAGCGCAGGGGAAGGGCGAGGGGGCGGAGTGGCTGAGGCGGCACAGGGGAGCCGGCGGCGGTGTGCGGCGGTGTCTGCCGCTGGACCTCCCCGTCCGCTGCCGCCTCCGCCGGCAGCGCCCGTTGGATGCGGGACGCCGTGGCCTCGACCGTGCCGGCGCCCAGCAGGTCCCGCAGGGGGAGCTCTATGTCGAACTCGCGCTCCAGGGCGGTGCGGACGCGGACGGCCATCAGGGAGTCCAGGCCCAGTTCGGCGAAGGCGGTGGCGGGGGTGATGCGGGCCGGCGGGTACCCGGTGACGGCGCTGATGTGGTGGCAGAGGCGGGCGGTGACGGAGGTGTCTTCCTCGGCGAGCCACGCCGTTGGCCCGAGGGCGGTGTGCGGGCCGGGACCGAGGTGTCCGTCCGGCTGCCGGTCGCCGTCCGGCGAGGGGACGGCGCGCGGGGCGCCGAACTCCGGCCCGGCGCCCCGGGACATCGGCCCTCCGGATCCCCCCTCCGCGGCACGGCCCTCACCCGCCGAGCCGTCCGAGCCCCGGACGCGGCGACCGGGGACCCCACGGTTCTCCACGGTCACCCGCACCCCGCCGAACTCTCGGCCCCCGGTGCCCTCTGCGGTTCCCCAGCCCGTTCCCGCGCCTCCCGCTCGGCCGTCCGTCCACCAGTGCCGTGTGTGCCGCCAGCGCGGCGCCGGCAGGTCGATGACGCGGCCCGGAGGGCGTGGGAGCCGCGCTCCGGCCGTGTGCAGGGCGGCCAGGCGGGTCAGGAAGTCGGCGGAGGTGTCGGCGTCCCGGTGGAGCGTGCCGAGGGCGAGGGCGCCGGGCGCGTTGTCCGTGATCGCCCGGGTCAGGACCGGGTGGGGGGAGAGTTCGACGAACACGGTGTGGCCGTCGGCGGCGGCCGCGGCGACCGCGCGGTCGAGACGGACGGGCCGCCGCAGATTGGCGGCCCAGTGCGCCGCGTCGAACAGGCAGTCGCCGCGCGGATCGTCCAGCACGGTGGAGTAGACCGGGATGCGGGGGAGCGCGCCCCGGACGTGGGCCAGCTCGGCCGTCAACTCCGGGAGCAGCGGGTCCACCTGGGCCGAGTGACCCGCCCCGACCACCCTCATCGCCCGCGCCGCCCGCCCCTCCTTCTCCAGCCGCCCCACCAGCCGGGTGACCGACTCCCCGTCCCCGGTCACCACCTTCTGGCAGGGAGAGGAGTGCACGGCGACCTGGACTCCCGGGAAGTCCCTTGCCAGCAGAGGGAGTTCGCTGTCGTCGAGGTCGACCACCGCCATCGCCCCGCCCCGCAGCCCGCTGAGCAGCCGGGCCCGTACGGCCACCACCCGGGCCGCGTCCGACACCTCGAGCGCGCCCGCGCACACCGCCGCGGCGACCTCGCCCAGGGAGTGCCCGATGACGGCGGCGGGCTCGACACCGTGCGCGCGCCACAGCTCCGCCAGGGCCAACTGCACACCCAGGAGGACGGGTTGGGCCACCGCCAGTCGGTCGAGGTCGCCGCCGGAGGCCAGGTGGTCGTAGAGGGAGAGCCCGCATTCGGGGGCCAGCAGCCCGTCCAGTTTCTCCACGACCGCGGTGAAGGCGGGCTCCTCGGTGAGGAGCCGGCGTCCCATGCCGGTCCACTGGCTGCCGTACCCGGAGAACACCCACACGGGCCCGCGCCCGACGACGTCACGGTCGCCCACCAGCACCCGCGCATGGGGTCGCCCCGCCGCCAACGCCCGCAGTCCGTCGGTCAGTTCGGCCCGGTCGGCGGCGACGACCGCCGCCCGCACCGGCCCTCGTCCCGCCCGTCCGGCGAGGGTTCTGGCCACGTCTGCGGGGTGCGCGGCGGCGCCCTCGGGCGTGTCCGCCCAGTCGGCGAGCCGGGCGGCGGTGTCGCGGACCCGGTCGGCGTCGACGTCGGAGAGGAGGTGGAGCCGGGCCGGGGCTTCCTCGGCCGGAGGCGGGAGCGGGGCGCCGGGCCGCCATTCCTCCAGTACGGCATGGGCGTTGGTGCCGCCGAACCCGAACCCGGAGACCCCGGCGGTGGCCGTGCCGCCGTACCGGGGCCACGGCTCGGCCTCGGTCACGACCCGCAGCCGT encodes the following:
- a CDS encoding type I polyketide synthase, which translates into the protein MRVVGEGGVDGDSPDGRGRGGAEAGGGGPRRLSADGGEGAVRRLVAARVADWSGLATEEVPIDRPLADLGMSSRDAVVLAGELSRATGRELPATLLWEAPTGDALVARVCATEARPVPVPDAVPAANFAPTAPDPAPRAPARRAPASGEPVAVVGVGCRLPGGVHGPAEYWRSLLDGVDAIRRVPDDRWRDFTPYPPADALPYGGYLDDIAGFDADFFRTTPREAAVMDPQQRILLEVVRETLDHAAVPADSLAGSATGIFVGVSAPEYGQLTGADPATVAPWAPAGGALSVTAGRLAYVLDTRGPSMAVDTACSSSLVAVHHACVSLRTGESDLAIAAGVNLLLSPTVTVAFRRAGALAQDGRCKPFSKAADGIGRGEGCAAVLMRRLSDAERDGDRILAVVRATAVNSDGHSNGLLAPNPAAQQDLLRTAYARAGLSPAHIDHVEAHGTGTPLGDPIEAGALGAVLGTGRDPGQPLLLGSVKGNLGHLESAAGIAGLVKTVLALHHDLIPPSLHCAEGSALDGDERLRVVTEAEPWPRYGGTATAGVSGFGFGGTNAHAVLEEWRPGAPLPPPAEEAPARLHLLSDVDADRVRDTAARLADWADTPEGAAAHPADVARTLAGRAGRGPVRAAVVAADRAELTDGLRALAAGRPHARVLVGDRDVVGRGPVWVFSGYGSQWTGMGRRLLTEEPAFTAVVEKLDGLLAPECGLSLYDHLASGGDLDRLAVAQPVLLGVQLALAELWRAHGVEPAAVIGHSLGEVAAAVCAGALEVSDAARVVAVRARLLSGLRGGAMAVVDLDDSELPLLARDFPGVQVAVHSSPCQKVVTGDGESVTRLVGRLEKEGRAARAMRVVGAGHSAQVDPLLPELTAELAHVRGALPRIPVYSTVLDDPRGDCLFDAAHWAANLRRPVRLDRAVAAAAADGHTVFVELSPHPVLTRAITDNAPGALALGTLHRDADTSADFLTRLAALHTAGARLPRPPGRVIDLPAPRWRHTRHWWTDGRAGGAGTGWGTAEGTGGREFGGVRVTVENRGVPGRRVRGSDGSAGEGRAAEGGSGGPMSRGAGPEFGAPRAVPSPDGDRQPDGHLGPGPHTALGPTAWLAEEDTSVTARLCHHISAVTGYPPARITPATAFAELGLDSLMAVRVRTALEREFDIELPLRDLLGAGTVEATASRIQRALPAEAAADGEVQRQTPPHTAAGSPVPPQPLRPLALPLRSPATAHPLLRPLHTSGSHPPFFLVHAAGGTTDVYRGLVERLGGERPVFGLERVDEARTVAEKARRYAEAVAAVHPDGPCLLGGWSFGGFVAQETARQLTAAGRDVRLVVLIDSVRPLPRPEETPAARIRAHLTGFARHVADTYGVELRLPYAELAVTQDDGARIDTVLEALREAVDVPRAALEHQRTSYVDLRIGEAHSPGRHDGRVVLYRATEPAPHTVRDPAYVRDDEALGWDELCRRLTVVRVTGHHLSLLDPPHVDEIAAHLRWELADDHP
- a CDS encoding alpha/beta hydrolase family protein, with protein sequence MPEPIDPSDRTDRTAAPSRRTVTRAAAVTGLAALLGAATTGTAGATVSRPLARRTGRTAPGTTAPTAVPGPATVTRLGPRTLDVSLPSAALGRSAPVRLILPTSFDARPTRTYPVLYLLHGAHDDHTSWTRETDIEAFTAGRELIVAMPDAGPTGIPTAWRSGPDYETFQVGEVPALLARQYRASGVRVVAGVSTGGYGAMAHAARHPGVFAAAASYSGILDTTAPGVPTLMGAIVAREGLAPLSLWGNHLQNVLTWRDFNPRSRAAGLRGTALYVSSGSGVVGGVGDWLPEALESALWPSAHAFTDRLALLRIPVTTHFYAGGGHSWAYWKREFTASWPMLAGALGVPA
- a CDS encoding cutinase family protein, which produces MRIRLCLAALSLVGGAGLATASAPAATAAAACTDIDVVAARGTFEPGTLGFIVGDPVYSALKKKITGKSLSSYKVNYPADLSLTSAAQGNTDLVNHVRSQAASCPSQRFILVGYSQGANVVDNSIGISSAGAVVGSPIVATIPAALEPRVSAVLLFGNPIRAIGKSVTGTYQSRTIDFCATGDPVCENGGGDVGAHLGYSANADAAAAFAATKV
- a CDS encoding helix-turn-helix domain-containing protein, which gives rise to MAAPTPPHGPPDGPGAAPVPPELARLLRGQLEAVADEVEEEVRRQVPEYAQPADGEFRAHLRSGVVQALTLFVDHIADPHGQGAAITATYYALGRGVALEGRGLDSLQSALRVGGLHAWRLMGRSAEQLGLDSSVVAALGELAFRTVHEVAEAAAAGYSEAQLRSTDELERRRRRLLDVLLGEGPVAPEAVRDLAHAARWTVPRQVAVVALAATPDRREAERPLAAAGALVDMGSRPPRMLVPDPEGSGRFGGRAFTLALRGRPAAIGPTVPLADASRSLHWAARALGLMGRGILPRQGVVRCADHLSTLLLYGDEPMLAQLRSRALAPLDAVAEGPRGRLAETLLAWLLSGSNVPDVAARLHIHPQTVRYRLRQLEKLFGDALHDSGTRLDLILALRAEALREDDTFTA